In Actinomycetota bacterium, the sequence CTCCAAAGTGGACTAGTCCAATTGACCCGTCGCCACAGTAGCATCCCGCGAAAGGTGGCGAGAGGGGTCGAACTGGTCGGCAGGCCGCTCGGCGTTGATACTGTCTGGCACATGGGAGAGCCGGGCTGGTCCCGGCGTGCCGGAGGTGGAGGTTCTGATGCCCGAGCGCCGTGTCGTTGTCGGTTCCAAGGTCGGCCTGCACGCCCGGCCTGCCGCCATGTTCGTCCAGGCGGCGGCGAAGCAGCCCGTCAAGGTGACGATCGCCAAGGCGTCGGGCGGGGACCCTGTGGACGCCCGCAGCATCCTGTCGGTGCTCGCCCTGGACGCACGCGGCGGCGACGAGATCGTGCTGGCGGCCGACGGCGACGGCGCCGACCAGGCCCTCGACGAGCTGGCCGCCCTGGTCGCCAGGGACCTCGACAGCGAGGGGTAGCCATGGCAGAGACACTCAGCGGCATCGGGGTCAGCCCTGGCGTCGCCGCCGGGCCCGTGGCCCAGATGGCCGCTCCCCCGGTGGTCCCGACCGACGCGACCCCCTCCGGCGACCCCGAGGCCGAGAACCAGGCCGCCATGGCGGCGATGAAGGCGGTCGCCAGCAACCTGGAGGAGCGGGCGGCGCGCGCCCCCGGGGAGGCGGCGAGCGTGCTCGCCGCGCAGGCGATGATGGCCGAGGACCCGACCCTCGCCTCCAAGGTCACCGACGGGGTGAACGCCGGCAAGGCGGCCATCACCGCGGTGGTCGACGCCTTCGAGGACTTCCGCGCCATGCTGGCCGCGGCCGGGCCCTACATGGCCGAGCGCGTCGCCGACCTCGACGACCTTCGCAACCGCACCGTGGCCACGCTGCTCGGCGTGCCGATGCCCGGCGTCCCCGACCCCGGCCATCCCTTCGTGCTGATCGCCCTGGACCTGGCCCCGGCCGACACCGCGACCCTGGACAAGGACCGGGTGCGGGCCATCATCACCGAGGAGGGCGGGCCGACCAGCCACACGGCCATCCTGGCCAAGTCGCTCGGCATCCCGGCGGTGGTCACCTGCCATGGCGCCACGGCCATCCCCGAGGGCGAGACGGTCCTGGTCGACGGGACCGAGGGGACCGTGGACGTCGCCCCCGACGACGCCACCGTCCAGCAGGCGCTCGACGCCGAGCAGCAGAAGCTGGCCGCCCTCCAGGCGGTCAGCGGCCCCGGCCGCACCTCCGACGGGCACCCGGTGCAGCTGCTGGTCAACATCGCCGGCGACAAGGACCTGGAGCCGGCGGCGGCCGCCGACTCCGAGGGCGTCGGGCTGTTCCGGACCGAGTTCCTGTTCCTCGACCGGCCCAACGCGCCCACGCTGGAGGAGCAGCAGGCCGTCTACCAGCGGGTGTTCGACGCCTTCCCGGGGCGCAAGGTGGTGGTGCGGACGCTGGACGCCGGCGCCGACAAGCCGCTGGAGTTCGTCACCGTGCCCGACGAGCCCAACCCCGCCCTGGGCGTGCGCGGACTGCGGACCTCGCGGCGCCATCCCGAGCTGCTGGAGGAGCAGCTGACCGCCGTGGCCGCGGCCGCGTCGGCCAGCCAGGCCCAGGTCTGGGTGATGGCGCCGATGGTCTCGACCACGGGCGAGGCGGCCGCCTTCGCCGAGCAGGTGCGCGGCCAC encodes:
- the ptsP gene encoding phosphoenolpyruvate--protein phosphotransferase, whose protein sequence is MAETLSGIGVSPGVAAGPVAQMAAPPVVPTDATPSGDPEAENQAAMAAMKAVASNLEERAARAPGEAASVLAAQAMMAEDPTLASKVTDGVNAGKAAITAVVDAFEDFRAMLAAAGPYMAERVADLDDLRNRTVATLLGVPMPGVPDPGHPFVLIALDLAPADTATLDKDRVRAIITEEGGPTSHTAILAKSLGIPAVVTCHGATAIPEGETVLVDGTEGTVDVAPDDATVQQALDAEQQKLAALQAVSGPGRTSDGHPVQLLVNIAGDKDLEPAAAADSEGVGLFRTEFLFLDRPNAPTLEEQQAVYQRVFDAFPGRKVVVRTLDAGADKPLEFVTVPDEPNPALGVRGLRTSRRHPELLEEQLTAVAAAASASQAQVWVMAPMVSTTGEAAAFAEQVRGHGLSSGGVMVEVPAAAIRARHVAAACDFMSIGTNDLSQYTYAADRMAGELADLLDAWQPALLDLVRMTAEAGKALGKPVGVCGEAASDPLLALVFVGLGITSLSMAPVSIPAVRAALAAHTLAECRGLATLALDAEDGRAARTAVRDATRS
- a CDS encoding HPr family phosphocarrier protein translates to MPERRVVVGSKVGLHARPAAMFVQAAAKQPVKVTIAKASGGDPVDARSILSVLALDARGGDEIVLAADGDGADQALDELAALVARDLDSEG